From a region of the Alosa sapidissima isolate fAloSap1 chromosome 9, fAloSap1.pri, whole genome shotgun sequence genome:
- the LOC121719818 gene encoding ras-related protein Rap-2a-like, protein MTTNMEVKDKSQLRLRLVFLGAAGVGKTALIQRFLADTFEPKHRRTVEELHSKEYEVGGLKVTVEIMDTSGSYSFPAMRKLSIQNSDAFALVYAINDPESLEAVKSLRDEILEVKADKCTPIVVVGNKADRETERQVASEDVVSTVELDWNSSFLEASAKENDNVVEVFRELLQQAHLPSQVSPALRRRRETFPKDIGLLRPPMNKTNSCTVS, encoded by the coding sequence ATGACCACCAACATGGAAGTGAAGGACAAGTCTCAGCTGCGTCTCCGCCTAGTGTTCCTGGGGGCGGCCGGCGTGGGCAAGACGGCCCTGATCCAGCGCTTCCTGGCGGACACCTTCGAACCGAAGCACCGGCGCACCGTGGAGGAGCTCCACAGCAAGGAGTACGAGGTGGGCGGCCTCAAGGTCACCGTGGAGATCATGGACACCAGCGGCAGCTACTCCTTCCCAGCCATGCGCAAGCTGAGCATCCAGAACAGCGACGCCTTCGCTCTGGTCTACGCCATCAACGACCCCGAGTCGCTGGAGGCTGTGAAGAGCCTGCGGGACGAGATCCTGGAGGTCAAGGCGGACAAGTGCACGCCCATCGTGGTGGTGGGCAACAAGGCGGACCGCGAGACCGAGCGGCAGGTGGCGTCCGAGGACGTGGTGTCCACCGTGGAGCTGGACTGGAACAGCAGCTTCCTGGAGGCCTCGGCCAAAGAGAACGACAACGTGGTGGAGGTGTTCCGCGAGCTGCTCCAGCAGGCGCACCTGCCCAGCCAGGTGAGCCCGGCGCTGCGGCGCCGCCGCGAGACCTTCCCCAAGGACATCGGGCTCCTCCGGCCGCCCATGAACAAGACCAACAGCTGCACCGTCTCGTAa